A window of the Ascaphus truei isolate aAscTru1 unplaced genomic scaffold, aAscTru1.hap1 HAP1_SCAFFOLD_526, whole genome shotgun sequence genome harbors these coding sequences:
- the LOC142485044 gene encoding violet-sensitive opsin-like has protein sequence MVIVMVGSFCLCYVPYAAMAMYMVNNRNHGLDLRLVTIPAFFSKSACVYNPIIYSFMNKQFRGCILETVCGRPITDDSTLSTSSQRTEESSVSSSQVSPAPS, from the exons ATGGTGATTGTAATGGTCGggtccttctgtctgtgttaTGTCCCCTACGCGGCGATGGCCATGTACATGGTGAACAACCGCAACCATGGGCTTGACCTGCGCCTTGTCACCATCCCCGCCTTCTTCTCCAAGAGCGCCTGTGTCTACAACCCCATCATATACTCCTTCATGAACAAGCAG TTTCGAGGTTGTATCCTGGAGACTGTGTGCGGGAGACCCATCACAGATGACTCCACATTATCAACCTCCAGCCAAAGGACAGAGGAGTCATCAGTGTCCTCCAGCCAGGTCAGCCCGGCCCCCAGCTAA